A DNA window from Aquarana catesbeiana isolate 2022-GZ linkage group LG01, ASM4218655v1, whole genome shotgun sequence contains the following coding sequences:
- the LOC141130279 gene encoding uncharacterized protein yields MAVLSASRDFRNIKLQNSYSSKKSPVHFVEGRHLSITKVYKTLTKKSTELNESGKKMLETLKNMKPHSFEHIQQEFPVCRLQHVTGESSMDGIYDEERFKITMRAIRPEFRDLLFWSAEIAPEDIREARKESFKEAKEVLPSWMAKRYGKKIKAQFANSPAFDKSSRYGNFKFSFHLYDLLSLYQTQHCGGEKPQLRILGTDIYKQEITHYILVHSPDQSHQFRNLSNVHTVRHGFVYLRDETVYWRPESTSIYLNVKIAEDPGPRTCHLPCNFFKEQGYCFHLRNEEYKVLSVWNHLVFAFHLPNHRGLEIKKEQLLNSLTACAIADSPLIDEYKWLEEKEAKDIIRKMKSNFRRQERKRSSQALNGPAKTRRTRDPPPRSAYLR; encoded by the coding sequence ATGGCAGTGCTATCAGCTTCACGAGACTTCAGGAACATAAAGCTTCAGAACTCTTACAGCTCAAAAAAAAGTCCAGTCCACTTTGTAGAGGGGAGACATTTATCTATCACAAAGGTTTATAAAACCTTGACCAAAAAAAGCACGGAACTTAATGAAAGCGGGAAGAAAATGTTAGAAACCCTGAAAAATATGAAACCACATAGTTTTGAGCACATTCAACAAGAGTTTCCAGTCTGTCGTCTACAGCATGTCACTGGCGAGTCCTCTATGGATGGAATTTATGACGAGGAGCGTTTCAAGATAACAATGCGAGCCATTCGTCCTGAATTTAGAGACCTCTTATTCTGGAGTGCAGAAATCGCACCAGAAGACATTAGGGAGGCACGCAAAGAGTCATTTAAGGAAGCCAAGGAAGTGCTCCCATCTTGGATGGCTAAAAgatatgggaaaaaaattaaagctcAATTTGCCAACTCTCCAGCTTTTGATAAATCTTCACGGTATGGTAACTTCAAGTTCTCCTTCCACTTATATGATCTTCTGTCTCTGTACCAGACTCAGCACTGTGGGGGTGAAAAGCCACAGCTGAGAATTTTGGGTACTGACATTTACAAGCAGGAGATTACGCATTATATATTAGTGCACAGCCCTGACCAGAGTCACCAGTTCAGGAACCTCTCAAATGTTCACACTGTCAGACATGGTTTTGTCTACCTGAGGGATGAAACAGTGTATTGGAGACCAGAATCCACCTCTATTTATCTCAATGTGAAGATTGCTGAGGATCCTGGTCCAAGGACATGCCACCTACCCTGCAATTTTTTTAAAGAGCAAGGCTATTGTTTTCATCTCAGAAATGAAGAGTATAAGGTGCTAAGTGTGTGGAACCATCTGGTGTTTGCATTCCATCTTCCTAATCACCGTGGCCTGGAGatcaaaaaagagcaacttctaaACAGCCTGACGGCCTGCGCTATAGCTGACTCACCTTTGATCGATGAGTATAAATGGCTGGAGGAAAAAGAGGCTAAGGATATTATCCGTAAAATGAAGAGTAATTTTAGGAGACAAGAAAGAAAGAGAAGTTCTCAAGCCCTAAACG